The genomic stretch GGAGATCTCCGGCTTCTTCCATGAGCCCGAGGCGACGCGGCGCTACCGGGCGCTGTGCTCCTCGGTGCTCTCGCCGTTCCTGCTTCCCCCTGACCTTCCTCCCGACGAGAGGACCACGCCATGACGACCACACCCTTCAGGGGCGGCTTCGCCCCCGTGACCGAGGAGATCACGGCCTTCGACCTGGAGGTCACCGGGCGCATCCCGGCCGAGCTCAACGGCCGCTACCTGCGTAACGGTCCCAACCCGCTCAGCCTCGACGACCCGAGCGCGAGCCACCTGTTCATCGGCGAGGGCATGGTGCACGGCGTGCGGCTGCGCGACGGCCGCGCCGAGTGGTACCGCAACCGATGGGTCCGCAACGCCGCCGTCGCCCAGCGCCTCGGCGAGCAGCCCCGGCCGGGCCCCACGCACAGTGGCATGGATTTCGCGGCCAACACGCACGTCATCGGGCTGGCCGGGCGCACGTTCGCGACCGTGGAGGCGGGGGCGCTGCCGTACGAGCTGAGCTACGAGCTCGACACCATCGGCGCGTGCGACTTCGACGGCGGCCTGCCCGGCGGGTACGCCGCCCACACCCACGCCGACCCGGTCACCGGCGAGCTGCACGCCATGGCCTACTTCTTCGGCTGGGACCACCACCAGCACATCGTGATCGACGCCACGGGCAAGGTGACGCAGGTCAGGGACATCCCGATCGCCGACGCGCCGATGCTGCACGACTTCGCCCTCACCGAGCGATACGTCGTGATCTACGACCTGCCGGTCACCTTCAGCATGGCCCACGCCGAGAAGGGCATCGCGCTGCCGTACGCGTGGAACGAGGCCCACGGCGCCCGGGTCGGCCTCATGTCCCGCGCGACCGGCGAGGTGCGCTGGGCCGAGGTGGAGCCGTGCTGGGTGTTCCACACGCTCAACGCCTATGACGACGGCGACGAGGTGGTCGTGGACCTGGTGCGTTATCCGAAGCGGTTCGTGGACGCGCGGCTCGACCTGGGCGGCACGCCCACACTCGACCGGTGGCGGATCGACCCGCGCGCGGGCAAGGTCGTCCAGACGCGGCTGGACGACCGGGCGCAGGAGTTCCCGCGCATGGACGAGCGGCGTACCGGCCAGGCGTACCGCTACGGCTACACCGCGGCCACCCGTGACCTGATCGACGTGATCTACCCGGCTGACACCGAGCTGGAGGACCTGCCCGACGAGGCGTTCGACAACACGCTCATCAAGCACGACCTGGAGCGGGGTACGCAGGAGCAGCGGCAGTTCGGGCGCGGCGCCTACGTGGGGGAGCCGGTCTTCGTCGCCTCCGGCCAGGCCGAGGACGACGGTTACCTGCTCTTCTACGTCAACAACCCGGCCAGGGGAGCGGCTGACCTGGTGATCCTTTCCGTGCAGGACTTCACCGGCGAGCCGGTCGCCACCGTGCACCTGCCCGCCCGGGTGCCGCTCGGCTTCCACGGGAGCTGGATCGCCGACTGAGCTGGAGACGGTACCCTCGTCAAGTTGGACTGAAAAACGTGAAGAGGGAGAGACCGTGGCCGGACTGGTCGTCGCCATGGACGGCCCTTCGGGGTCGGGTAAGTCGAGCGTCTCGCGCGGGGTCGCCCGCGCGCTGGGCCTGCGCTACCTCGACACCGGGGCCATGTACCGCGCGATGACCTGGTGGATGCTCCAGCAGGGCGTCGATCTGGCCGACCCGGCCGCGATCGCGGCCCGCTGCGGCGAGCCGCGCATCGTCTCCGGCACCGACCCCGACGGCCCCACGATCCACGTCGACGACGTCGACGTGGCGGGGCCGATCAGGGAGACCGAGGTGACCGGCGCGGTCTCCGCCGTCGCCGCCGTTCCCGAGGTGCGGGTGCGCCTGGTCGCGCTGCAGCGGGAGATCATCGGCGCCGGCGACATCGTGGTCGAGGGCCGCGACATCGGCAGCGTCGTCTGCCCCGACGCCCCCGTCAAGGTCTACCTGACGGCCAGCCCGGAGGCGCGCGCCCAGCGGCGCAGCGCCGAGCTGGCCGGCACCACGGCGGAGGCGCAGCAGGAGGCCATGGCCAGGCGTGACACCCTGGACTCGACACGTAAGACGGACCCACTCTCGATGGCGGCTGGCGCCGTCGAGGTCGACACCACCGCGCTGACCCTGGAAGAGGTCATCGCGGAGGTGTTGAGGCTGGTCAAAGAGCGCACCTGACCCATGTCGGGTGCGGTACTCACATTAAGGATGAATATTCGTGACAACGGGGGACTGGGTCGAGGCAGAGCTCGACGAGCTTGAGATCACCGAGCACGGCGACGCGACGCCGCTGCCGGTCGTCGCCATCGTAGGACGGCCGAACGTCGGCAAGTCCACGCTGGTCAACCGCATCATCGGCCGCCGCGAGGCGGTCGTCGAAGACGTGCCGGGGGTCACCCGCGACCGCGTCACCTACGAGGCCAACTGGCGCGGCCGCCGCTTCACCGTGGTCGACACCGGCGGCTGGGACCCCGACGCCACCGGCATGAACCTGCGCATCGCCGAGCAGGCCCAGATCGCGGCCGAGCTGGCCGACGTGATCATGTTCGTGGTCGACGCCACGGTCGGCGCGACCGACGCCGACGAGATCGTGGGCTCGATCCTGCGACAGTCCGGCAAGCCGATTGTCCTGGCCGCCAACAAGGTCGACAACCAGCAGCTCGAGCTGGAGGCCGCCGGACTGTGGTCGCTCGGCCTCGGCGAGCCCTACCCGGTGTCGGCCCTGCACGGGCGCTCCAGCGGCGACCTGCTCGACGTGGTGCTCGACGCGCTGCCCGAGACGCCACAGGTCACGTTCGACGCCCAGCGCGGCCCCGCCAGGGTGGCGCTGCTCGGCAAGCCCAACGTGGGCAAGTCCTCGCTGCTCAACAAGCTGGCGGGGGAGGAGCGCGTGCTGGTCGACCCCATGGCCGGCACCACCCGCGACCCCGTGGACGAGCTGGTCGAGCTGGGCGGGCGCACCTGGCGCTTCGTCGACACGGCCGGCATCCGGCGGCGCGACCGCGAGCTGCAGGGCGCCGACTTCTACGCCGCCATGCGCACCCGCGCCGCGCTGGAGCGCTCGGAGGTGGCGATCGTGCTCATCGACGCCAGCGAGCCGCTCACCGAGCAGGACCTGCGCATCATCGGCCTGGTCATCGAGTCGGGGCGGGCCATGGTGGTCGCGTTCAACAAGTGGGACCTGGTCGACGAGGACCGCCGCTACTACCTGGAGAAGGAGATCGACCGGCAGCTCGTCCGCACGCCGTGGGCGCTGCGCGTCAACATCTCCGCCAAGACGGGCCGGCACGTGGACCGGCTGGTCCCGGCGCTGGAGAAGGCGCTTGACTCGTGGTCCACGCGGGTGCCGACGGCCCGGCTCAACGCGTTCCTGACCGAGCTGGTGCAGCAGACGCCGCCGCCGGTCCGGGGCGGCAAGCAGCCGAAGATCCTTTTCGCCACGCAGGCGTCGGTCGAGCCGCCCAAGTTCGTGCTGTTCACCTCCGGCTGGCTGGAGGACACCTACCGGCGCTTCGTCGAGCGGCGCATCCGCGAGGAGTTCGGCTTCGCCGGCTCGCCGATCGAGGTCACGATGAAGATCCGCGAGAAGCGGGCCAAGAAGGATAAATAGATCGCTGTGCCGGCGGCTCCTCGCGTACGATCTACCGCAAACGTCGAGGGAGACAAGTAGCCGCGGACCCGCGCGGGTCCAGAGAGCCGCCGGCAGCTGCGAAGGCGGCCCCGCGCCCCGCGGACGAAGACACTCCTGAGTGCGGGGAGGAAATGCCCCGCCGGTCTGACCCCCGTCATCGGGTCGTCGAGGCCGCCCCGCTCGCCGCGGGGCGGTGAAAGTGCGGTGGCACCGGGAGCAACCCTTCTCCCCCGCACTTCCAAGGGATCATGCACATCCTTCTTCAAGGGGTTGTAATGATCTCTCGTGTCATGACCGCGGAGCTCGCCGAGCACGCGGGTCAACGAGTGACGATCGCCGGCTGGGTCCATCGCCGCCGGCAGCTGAAATCCGTGTCCTTCCTCGTCGTCAGGGACCGCACCGGCCTGGCGCAGGTGGTCGCCGAGGGCGACCTGCCGGGCGAGGAGAACGTCGTCCAGGTCACCGGCACCGTGACCGCCAGTTCGCAGGCGCCGGGAGGCGTCGAGCTGGTCAAGCCGGAGATCGAGGTGCTGGCCGAGCCGGGCGCGCCGCCGCCGTTCGACCTCTATCGGCCGGTGGTGCCGGCGGCGCTGCCGACCATCCTGGACCACGCGCCGGTCGCGCTGCGCCACCCGCTGCTGCGGGCGCCGCTGGAGATCTCGGCCGCGAGCGTGGCCGGCTTCCGCGAGACGCTCGACCGGCTCGGCTTCACCGAGATCCACACCCCGAAGATCGTCGCCTCGGCCACCGAGTCCGGCGCGAACGTCTTCGGCATCGACTACTTCGGGCGGCCCGCGTACCTGGCGCAGTCGCCGCAGTTCTACAAGCAGACGATGGTGGGGGTCTTCGAGCGGGTGTACGAGGTCGGCCCGGTCTTCCGCGCCGAGCCGCACGACACCGTACGCCACCTGGCCCAGTACACCAGCCTCGACGCCGAACTCGGCTTCGTCGCCGGCCACCGGGACGTCATGGCGGTCCTGCGCGAGGCCGTGGCGGGCATGCTGG from Nonomuraea polychroma encodes the following:
- the aspS gene encoding aspartate--tRNA(Asn) ligase, translated to MISRVMTAELAEHAGQRVTIAGWVHRRRQLKSVSFLVVRDRTGLAQVVAEGDLPGEENVVQVTGTVTASSQAPGGVELVKPEIEVLAEPGAPPPFDLYRPVVPAALPTILDHAPVALRHPLLRAPLEISAASVAGFRETLDRLGFTEIHTPKIVASATESGANVFGIDYFGRPAYLAQSPQFYKQTMVGVFERVYEVGPVFRAEPHDTVRHLAQYTSLDAELGFVAGHRDVMAVLREAVAGMLESVRRRAASAVSSLGVSLPAVPAEIPAIHFTEAQRMTSSDEPDLSPAQERWLSEWAVREHGSEFLFVTGYPMAKRPFYTHPDPARPGYSNGFDLLFRGLELVTGGQRLHRHEDYLTALEERGEPVEPYEGYLQAFRYGMPPHGGFALGLERWTARLTGAANIRQTTAFPRDLHRLSP
- the cmk gene encoding (d)CMP kinase; the encoded protein is MAGLVVAMDGPSGSGKSSVSRGVARALGLRYLDTGAMYRAMTWWMLQQGVDLADPAAIAARCGEPRIVSGTDPDGPTIHVDDVDVAGPIRETEVTGAVSAVAAVPEVRVRLVALQREIIGAGDIVVEGRDIGSVVCPDAPVKVYLTASPEARAQRRSAELAGTTAEAQQEAMARRDTLDSTRKTDPLSMAAGAVEVDTTALTLEEVIAEVLRLVKERT
- the der gene encoding ribosome biogenesis GTPase Der — protein: MTTGDWVEAELDELEITEHGDATPLPVVAIVGRPNVGKSTLVNRIIGRREAVVEDVPGVTRDRVTYEANWRGRRFTVVDTGGWDPDATGMNLRIAEQAQIAAELADVIMFVVDATVGATDADEIVGSILRQSGKPIVLAANKVDNQQLELEAAGLWSLGLGEPYPVSALHGRSSGDLLDVVLDALPETPQVTFDAQRGPARVALLGKPNVGKSSLLNKLAGEERVLVDPMAGTTRDPVDELVELGGRTWRFVDTAGIRRRDRELQGADFYAAMRTRAALERSEVAIVLIDASEPLTEQDLRIIGLVIESGRAMVVAFNKWDLVDEDRRYYLEKEIDRQLVRTPWALRVNISAKTGRHVDRLVPALEKALDSWSTRVPTARLNAFLTELVQQTPPPVRGGKQPKILFATQASVEPPKFVLFTSGWLEDTYRRFVERRIREEFGFAGSPIEVTMKIREKRAKKDK
- a CDS encoding carotenoid oxygenase family protein is translated as MTTTPFRGGFAPVTEEITAFDLEVTGRIPAELNGRYLRNGPNPLSLDDPSASHLFIGEGMVHGVRLRDGRAEWYRNRWVRNAAVAQRLGEQPRPGPTHSGMDFAANTHVIGLAGRTFATVEAGALPYELSYELDTIGACDFDGGLPGGYAAHTHADPVTGELHAMAYFFGWDHHQHIVIDATGKVTQVRDIPIADAPMLHDFALTERYVVIYDLPVTFSMAHAEKGIALPYAWNEAHGARVGLMSRATGEVRWAEVEPCWVFHTLNAYDDGDEVVVDLVRYPKRFVDARLDLGGTPTLDRWRIDPRAGKVVQTRLDDRAQEFPRMDERRTGQAYRYGYTAATRDLIDVIYPADTELEDLPDEAFDNTLIKHDLERGTQEQRQFGRGAYVGEPVFVASGQAEDDGYLLFYVNNPARGAADLVILSVQDFTGEPVATVHLPARVPLGFHGSWIAD